The nucleotide window CTGCAACGACTGGCCAAGCGACTTGCCGGACTTCATTTCGCCCAACACCTTACTGGTGTCGAGATTCAGGTTCTTGGAAACGACAACAGCTGAGGCGAACTGGCCGAAATTGCGGGCCCCACTGTCCTTGTACATCTGCTCGAGTTGATCTCCGGTCATTCCGGACTTGTGTTGAAGCATCTCCCAAGCGCCGGATTGCTTCGCCGTCTCATCCAAGTCGCGGCGGTGCGTGCGTGCTCGATCGCGATTCATGTCACCAGAGTGGTCACGTTGCGGCACATCCTGCCCCATACCAGTGCCTTGGCCCATGCCGCCGCCCTGGCCCATTCCGCCACCCTGCCCCATATTGCCGCCTTGGCCCATTCCGCCGGGATTCCCACGGCCCATGCCGCCCTGCCCGCGCCCCTGACTGAAGGCTGGCCTGGACGCACAAACCATCACAACGGCCATAAACATCACAACCACAAGTCTGCTCTTCATGTGAATTTTCTCCAGAGTGTGATTTGGCCAGAGGTACTTCTTGCGCTAGCGGATGTATAGGCTCGTCCCTCGGTCGATTTGGGAGCAGATCCATCGTCGGGCTAACGCCCTCCGTAGTGACATGCTAAGTGTGGCGAACATCTGCTTTCCAAACCATTGAAGTGGCCGAAGACAAGCCAACCCACCCCTCAGTGCAGTAGAACGCAAGCGCAGGGAGAAAGTTTCACAACTTCTGCATTATTTTCTTCGCATCATTTTCTAAGCACTTAGGTGGAAACTGCTTTCGATGTGCGCGCCACCCAGTCAGCACTCGGAAGCACGTCGGCAAAGCGGAGTTGCTGCGTGACCAGAATGGCGCGGTGGAGTTCTTCGGCGGTGACTGACCCTGCACTGTTGCTGAACGCTAGCGTTCCGGTGGCGTCGGAAAGAAACTCGACGTTGAAGCCGAGGTGTACGGCTTCTCGCGACGTCGTATCGCAACACATCTGCGTCATGTAGCCAGCAATGACAACCGTATCAATGTTGCGCTCGCGGAGAAAACCCTCGAGTTCCGTGCCCGTGAAGCTGCCGGGCAGGCTCTTGTGAATAAGCGCGTCATGAGGTCTCGCGGCGACGTCCGGGTGAAGCTCCCATTCTGGAGTTCCCTTCCGGAACGTAGCGGAATCGGGCTGCGGTGCATTGTGCTGAACGAGCACGATCGGTATGCCCGCGGTACTGGCGGCATCCATCACTCGCAGGATTTTCGCAAGCGAGTTGGCAGGATAGGTGACGGGTAGCTTGCCAATGAAGTACTCGTTCTGGACGTCGATTACCACAAGAGCGCGGTTCATACGTTCATTTCATCACACTTGCCGACGCGAGGCTCATCCGTTCGGCAGATTTCGCTGAAGCCATTCTTCGAACTCGCGTAGCAGCGGGGAAATGTGGGCGGGGCAGACGCCCGCCCCACATCGGAGCAGATTACATTCCGTCGTAGTTGGGTCCGCCGCCGCCCTCAGGCGGCACCCAGGTGATGATCTGGTACGGGTCCATGATGTCGCACGTTTTGCAATGCACGCAGTTCGACGGATTGAGATGGATTTCTTTGCCGCCGGGGACGTCGCCCGAATCCATCATCTCGTAAACATTGGCCGGGCAGAAGAACTGGCAAGGGTTGCCGAATTCTTTTGTGCAGCGCGTGGAGCAGACATTCGTGTCGTGAATGACCAGGTGCGCCGGCTGATCCTCTTCGTGCTTGGTACCGGAGTGGTAGAGGTCCGTGAGCTTGTCAAACGTCAGCTTGCCATCACCCTTCGCCCAGCCGAGGAACTGCTCCCGCTCGGCGGCAGAACCCCAGGCGTCCCAAACGTACTTCATGCGTTGATGTCCGGCATGCGCCGGATAGCGTTCACGCATACCGGCTCCGCCCGTGATCTGCTGTAGCCCGGCGTGGAGCATCCCGGATAGCAAGCCCTGCTCGAAGCCCTGGTGAAAATTCCGGACCTTGTAAAGTTCCTCTTTGATCCAACTGTTATCGACGCGCTCCTTGAATTTCATGAGCTGCGCGGCGGAGAAGTTTTCCGCCTGCAACGCTTCGAATGCAGTTTCGGCTGCAAGCATGCCGCTCTTGATCGCAAGATGGATGCCCTTGAGGCGCTGCGAATTCAGGAAAGCAGCAGAATCGCCGATGATCATCCATCCGTCGCCGGCGAGCGGAGGCATCGACCACCAACCGCCATACGGCAACGCCTTCGCGCCGTAGCGGATCATCTTGCCGCCTTCGAGCAGGCGACGAATGAACGGATGTTGCTTATAAGCCTGTAGTACGTGATGCGGATCGGTCCGCGGGTCAGGGTAGTCGAGTCCCGTGACATAACCGAGGGAGACGATGTTGTCTTTGCCACCGTAAATCCACGCGCCGCCATATTCCTTTGTGGTCAGCGGATAACCCATCGTGTAGATGACTTCGCCGGGAGCGATGCGTCCACTCGGAACCTCCCATAGCTCTTTTACGCCGACGCCATAGGTCTGCGGGTTGCGCTCTTCGTCAAGCTGGAAGCGTCCGACGAGTTGCTTCGTCAGCGAGCCGCGCGGGCCTTCGGCGAGGATGAGGACCTTGGCCTTGAGATCGTAACCGGGCTCGAAGTTCGACTTGGGCTGATTCTGCTTATCGACACCTTTGTCGTCCGTGCGAACGCCGACAACCTTGTTGTCTTCGATCAAAAGTTCGCTGCCGGCGAATCCCGTGAAAATGGTGATGCCGGTCTCTTCGACTTTTCCGCCAAGCCACTTGACGAACCGATTTAGCGAGATGACGTAGTTGCCGTGATCGCGCAACGGCGGCGGCGTGATGGGCGCCTTGAACTTCGATTTGCGCGTCAGGTAATAAACGGCTTCGCGCGTGACGGGCGCGTCGAGCGGCGCTTCTTTCTCGAAGCCGGGCAACAGCTCACGCATCGAACGCGGGTCGAGCAGCGCTCCGGAAAGCGAGTGCTGACCGATTTCACGAGCCTTCTCGAGTACATAAATGTTTTCCTTCGAGAGCTGCGCGTCGGGGTTCTTGGCGTTGTGCTCTTCGATGAGTTGAGAGAGGCGCAGGGCACAGGCCATGCCTGCCGGTCCGCCGCCAACGATGACGACATCGGCTTCCATCTGCGGGTGCTCGACGCCGGGAATCGGTTTGCGAAAAACGATCATAAGTAGCTCGTTTCGAAAATTTGCAGATAGCGAAATTCTTTAGGCCATTACGATTTGTTAACCAGTCACAGCGTACCCAGCGTCTCTCAATCCGCACAGGATCTCTAGCCCTTGCGGCCACGGTTCACAGCCAGCACCGGCGTTGATGTGGCAGGCTTCGCCGACATCGATCAGTTCAGCACCCCAGCATCTTGCAAAGTAAGATGCGCGTTCGAAGCTGGCCCATCGATCTCGGGAATCGTGAGGATGGTCGGTGTCATTTGTAAGTACTACACGCACGCGTCAGCGCTTCCAGCGCGAAACGCATGACGTCATGCCTACGCACCCTTGGTCTTCTTCACTTCTTCGATAAGCGGCGGCACGATGTCGAAGATGTTGCCCACAACGGCGAAGTCGCTGATCTCGAAGATAGGCGCCTCGCTGTCCTTGTTGATGGCGATGATCGTGCGCGAGCCCTTCATGCCCACGATGTGCTGGATGGCGCCGCTGATTCCGAGTGCGAGGTAAAGTTTGGGCGCGACCGTCTGGCCGGACGAACCTATCTGACGATCCATCGGAAGCCAGCCGGAGTCGCAGATTGGGCGTGAAGCCGCGATTTCGCCGCCGAGTGCTTCCGCAAGCTGCTTCGCCATCTCGATGTTCTTCTGTTCCTTGATCCCGCGCCCGACAGAGACAATCACCTCGGCTTGCGAAAGATCGACGGCCTGCTTGGCTTCCTTAAACACGTCTTCGGGCTTGTTGCGAATGGCGTCGTCGGCGACGTCGAGATTGACGGTTTCAACGCTCGCGGGCGAAGGTCCGTCCTGCACCTGATCGCCACGGAAGGCCCCCGCCTGGAAGGTGGCGAACCAAGGGCCGGGGCCAGTGAAGCTTACGTCGGCTGCGAATTTGCCCTGGAACATCAGGCGCATGAAGATCAGCTTTTCGCCGTCCTTCCTGTATCCGATACAGTCGCTGATGAGCGTGCTGTTGAGCGCCGTCGCGAGCTTCGGTGCGAAGTCGCGCACCTGGTACGTGTGCGGCATCAAGACGAGTCGCGGCTGGCGCTGTTCGACGAACTGCTTGAGTACGGCGACAAAAGCGTCCGGCGTGTAGCGCGTCAGCTTCGGCGACTCGACCTCGTAAACCTTGGCGACCTTGCATGGCGCAATCTCTTTCGCGATGTCGCCAACGCCGGAGCCGACGACTGCGGCTTCCAGGGTCCAGCCGGTATCGGCGGCGATGGCCTGCGCGGCTGTCAAAGTCTCTAACGAGACGCGGTTAAGCTTTCCCTCACGCTGCTCGACGACGACAAGGATAGTTTCAGCCATTAGAATTCCTGCTCTTCCTTTAAAGTTAGGCCCTTTACCAGGAAACCTATCCCGACTGTGACTTCAATCAACAGCGCAGCCGCAAGAACATATGCGGCCGTGCCCAGTTCTCCGCGGAAAAGTTTCATGACCGGAATAGAAAGCGTCAGAGGCGTGCCGATAAAGATGGTGCCGATACTGATGTAACGGTGCTTCGTCGAGAGAGCTTGCACCTTCCCGGCCGCCTTCTGCGTTGTTTTAGCTTTCATTCGCTATTTTTCCTTTTGCGGACACGAAGACCAAGGATGTTGAGAACCAGGCCAGCCACCGCCAGCGTGACAGCAATCTCGACCATCGTGAGCCGTCCGAGCCTGATAGCCGACGGGTTGAAGAACATGACCAAGGCAGCGAATATCCAGCAGAGCCATCCGATGAGAATGAGACTCGTACCGGTCTCGCGACGTTCTTCTTCTGCGTCCTCTCCTGCGGGTTTCACTCCGGGTTCCGGCATCACAGCCTCCAAAAAGAAAGCCTGCTTGCTGCCTTCGAGCGAGAACCATTTCCCTGCCTGAGATCGACTCACCTGCCACGACTGCGCTTCACGGAACCAGCGACCAGCAGCGTGAATCCAATCACTCCTAAAATGGCTACCAGCCACAGCCAACTTTGCGACCCGTCGCGTATGGCGGGGAAAGCATAGATTCCCAGCAGGGCGTCCACGGCCAGCACTAACCATCCAAGTGTCAGCAGGAGAGATCCTGTGCGCTGCGCGTCGATTTCTGCGTCCTGCGTTCTCTGAATCTGAGCCATAACTCACCTGCACTGGTTAGATGCGAATCTCGCAGTTTTGCAGATGACCGGCGAGCGTCAGAGAACCCGCACTTCGTTACGCAGCTTGTCGACGAGTTTTTTTGCTACTTCCGCGGGCGAACCTTCAATCATCTCCGTCTTCTTCGTTTTCTGCGGAATGTACAGGCGTTCGATCTTCTGCAGGTTATCGCCGATGGACGCCTTCACTTCGTCGAGCGTCACCTTGCGCAGCGGCTTGTTCTTGGCCTGCTTTATGCCGATCAGCGTCGCGTACCGAAGTTTATTAATGCCGGACTGGATCGTCAGGACGGCAGGCAACGGCATGTTGACAAACTGGAAAAATCCGCCCTCAAGTTCTCGCTTCACCTTGATGCCGCCATCCTGCTTTTCGATCTGCATGATGATGGTCGCGTGCGGCCAGTTCAGTAACTCAGCAAGAAGAACGCCGGTCTGTGCCGCGCCGATGTCATCGGACTGAAGGCCGGTGAAGATAAGATCGAACTGCTCGTCCTTCACCGCGCCGACGATCGCTTTTGCGATGTTGACGGGGTCCATGGTGACAAAGGCGTTGTCTTCAAGATGAATGGCGCGATCGGCACCCTTCGCGAGGGCCTCGCGCAGCACCTGCTGAGCACGCGCTGGGCCAGCGGTTATTACCACAACCTCGCCGCCATGCTTCTCTTTCTGGCGCAGCGCCTCTTCCAGGGCGTATGCGTCAGGCTCGTTCACTTCGTAGGAAACGTCCTCGCGAATCCACGTGCCGGACTCATTCAACTTGAGCGGCGCGTCCTTCTGCGGAACCTGCTTCATGCAAACCAGGATCTTCACAAGCACCTCGTTGACCACGACGTGACAAATTGCACAATTGAAAGTTAGAGGACAGGACGCGGACCACCCCAGGTCCGTGTACAGAACGGGAAAGTATAAATGATTTACTGGAAAATGCAGATGATTCGGTTCGGCGACAGCCCAAGTCGTGCCGAACCAGGCCGGGCTGCCATGACTGTCACCGAGCCAAGCGTCATCCTGAGCACAGCGAAGGATCTGCTGTTCGCAACGTAAGGAGGTCGCGCAAAAACGGCGTGACCTCAGGATGACCCAACAAGGAGTGGGTCTTATCGATTGCCGAAATTGTCCGGGTCGGCAGCCATGCTGGCGCTTGACGCGCCTTCTCCCATGAAAACGACCGACTGAACTCCAGCGACTTCAAACCGCTTGCGGCACCGCATATTCTTGCAGCCCATCAGGTCGTCCCGGCGAACCATGTAGGAGCGCGCCTTTGCGAAGCGAGCACGATCGCGCTCATCGGCACGCGGTGGAAGTTGACGCTTCTTCACCCGAACGGTCCATCCGATATCGTAGTCGGCGCTTTGGCGGCAATGCGGGCACGTGAGGGTATGCTTTTTCGTTTCCTGCCGCTCATCGTAGAACTCGCGCTCTTCCATCTGGCCCCCTTTTTTATGGCCTACGATTATTTCACACGGATGGCCGGAAACGATGTGACTATCGCTCCCGCTCAGGAGACAATCTGCGCCGCAGTCCAGCGTCTGGTTCGTGTTCATCGCGGGGCTGGACGGCGCTGGTATCCTTTTGCCATGCCACAACCCGGCCCGGAAAAGAATGCGATAGCGTTGCAGAGGTACCGCGCGTTACTGGACGTGGCGGACTCCATCGCCTTGCATCGCGATTTGAAGGGCCTGCTGCACGACCTTGCCGAACGACTCGCCTCAATTGTCAACTTCGATTGGATCGACGTCATCCTGTATGACCAGCAACGTGACGTTGTGCGGTCGTATTTGCTCGAGGGCGCGCAGTTGAAGGCGGCATCGCCAACCATGGAAGTGCCTGCCTGCCAGAGCATAAGCAAGCTGGTAATCGACTCCCAGCGCTCGATGGTGGTGGACGATATCGACCAGGTGGATGGCTTTCCGAAGTTGATGACCGCACTGCGGGGCGAAGGCGTGAAATCGATTTGTGTGTTGCCGCTCACAACGGCGCAGGGAAGGTTGGGCGCGCTTGGGTTTGGCTCGAAGCAGGTGGCGGCCTATCGGCAGGAGGATGCCGATTTCCTTCAGCGAGTAGCAACACATGTGGCGCTAGCCGTTTGCAACACCTTGAATTACGAACGCCTGCAGGAAGCGCAAGTGCAGTTAGCGCGCGATCGCGACCGCATACGCATGTTGCTGGAAATCAACAATGCAGTCGTTCGCAACCTGGAATTCCGTGAGCTCTTCGTTGCGTTGTCCAAGAGCCATCGAGACGTGGAACCGCACCACGATTACGCCAGCGTCGCCCTGTACGACGAGAGAACCGAACAGCTACGAATCTTCGCCATCGATTTCCTCAAGGGCAAGGGATTGATCGAGCATGATATGACTTTCCCGCTGGAGGGCGCGGCCGAGGGATGGGTCTTTCACTCTCGGCGACCTCTGCGCATGAGCCCTATCGATGTCGCGCGGTTCCCTTCCGACATCATGCGCAGGCTTGTCGCAGAGGGAATCCAGTCAGCGTGCTTCCTGCCATTGATTGCGAAAGACAAAGTGCTAGGCATCCTCACCGTCGCGTGTTTTCGTAGTAACACCTTCAGCGATGAAGACGTCGAATACCTGCGGCAGATTGCAAACCAGGTGGCTATAGGCGTGGAGAACGCGCTGGCGTTCCGCGAAATCGCTGTACTCAAGGACAAGCTCGCGGAAGAGAAGCTTTACCTCGAAGACGAAATCCGCACCGAGTTCAACTTCGACGAAATTGTCGGCGAGAGCGCCGCGCTGAAGCGCATTTTGAAGCAAGTTGAAACCGTTGCACCCACCGATGCGACCGTGCTGGTGCTGGGTGAAACCGGCACCGGGAAAGAACTGATTGCGCGCGCTATTCACCGGCTGAGCATGAGGTCGGAGCGCACGTTTGTGAAGCTGAACTGCGCCGCCATCCCGACCGGCCTGCTGGAAAGCGAGCTGTTCGGTCACGAGCGCGGCGCCTTCACCGGGGCCATTGCGCAGAAGATAGGCCGCCTGGAACTGGCACACGGCGGAACTCTGTTCCTGGACGAAGTCGGCGATATCCCGCTGGAACTGCAACCGAAACTTCTGCGCGCATTGCAGGAGAGAGAATTTGAAAGACTTGGCGCAACGCGGACGATCCGCGTAGACGCCCGGCTCGTAGCCGCGACAAACCGCGACCTGGCCGCGATGGTGAAGCAAGGTACTTTCCGCAGCGATCTTTACTATCGGCTGAATGTTTTCCCCATGCAGGCGCCGCCCCTGCGTGAACGCCCGGAGGATATTCCGGCATTGGTGCGCTACTTCGTCCAGAAGTATTCACGCCGCATGAATCGTAGGATCGAATCCATTCCCTCCGAGGCGATGCGCGCGTTGGCTGCATGTCCGTGGCCGGGAAACATACGCGAGCTGGAAAACTACATTGAGCGCGCCGTGATCCTGACGAAAGGCCCCTCGCTGCATGTTCCTCTTGCGGAACTGAAGACCGAGGCCGCAGGCAAAGAGACCGCCTCGCCCGTCACCCTGGAAGACGCAGAGCGCGCGCACATCGTGAACGTACTGCGTGAGTCGCGAGGGGTGATCGCCGGCCCGAACGGCGCTGCGGAAAGACTAGGGCTGAAGCGCACGACACTGCAATCCAAAATGCAGAAGCTCGGAATCTCCCGCTTGAAGTATTAACTCAAGTACCGAAATTGCCGCGATGGCGGTTGCGAAACTCTCCGTCCCTCTCACGCTCCATTCCCGGCCGCATCGATACTGCCGCAAAGCAAACAGGTTGCGACGCCGGGCACGCCAGCTTCGGGGTTCTATTTCACTGCTGGGCGAGCCAACGCCAGAGGACAATTAGTTCGTTCAACGCGAACAGTGTGCCGAATACCACCTTGTTGTGCCGAGCCAACCAGTTGGGCAGATAAATATCGAAATTGTCTGCTCGGTCGTCGGTGAATCGAGCCGCCCAATCTGTGAACGGACATCGGCCTTGATTTGCAGCGAGCACTGCGCATTCGCAGAGAATGGCTACCGTGAGGATGACTGCCCAACGGAACTGCCCGGCAAAAGCAAGAACCGGGAGCGCAACGATACACGCAGCTAGCACTGCCCAAACAGCCGTATGCAGAACCTTGATTCCGGTCAGGCTCCAATTGCGAAGAAAGGTCGGTTGAATGGATAACGACACACGGACACCTTGGGCGCAAAGTTTTGCCACAGAGATTATTCGACCAAGGTTCGCAGGTTATCGTGATTCTCCTCACCATAGCGCGTGACTAACATATTCAAAGAGAGAATGACTACATACCGGCACAGCGCCGATATTTAGGCACCCATCCGGAGCCACTATGCCTCCGATGGAACCGTTATGCCTGCAACGTAAACAAAACAGACGGTATAGGCGGGACGGGATTTCGGCAAATATGGACGCTTAGTTGCACTACAAGAAGCGCACAATGGCGATTGTCCCACGTATCACGAGAGGCGCGTCGGAACGGCGATGCTAAGAATCACGGTACAGAGCGACTCGTCGGGAATGGTATTTCGTCTGGAGGGCAAGCTGAGCGATGCTTGGGTTGCGGAACTTGGGAAGGCTTGGCGACTAAACAGGGTATTCCCTGACCGCAGTGCAGTGCGAGTTGATCTGACAGAAGTTTCGTTCGTAGATGAAGAAGGCAAGTCTCTGCTGACCGGATTTGCGAGGCAGGGCGCAGAACTCGTCGCACGCGGCCCGATGATGCGAGACCTTGTTCGGAAAATCGAGGCGCACGCACAAGCTGCGCGACTGGCACCCGAAGGTGTCCAGCAGTTTTCACTGAAGAGGAGACTGAGTCAGTGCGGCTAAAGATCGCCGCGCACTGATGCGACAGGATTCCCCACCACTATGGCGGAGGTGGGGCGGGCAGATCGGCTGACTGCTTCAAGAGACGGGAGCACTGGGCCTGCCGATCTGCCCATATGTTTTTTCTTTGGCCATGCTATGGCCGAATGTTCTGCTCTCCGGAGACTTTCGGCTGCATTGACGGGCAGCTCAAGCCGCCTGTTCGGAGTGCTACTTGAGGCCGGCGCGCGCATCTATCACTACGAGCCTTCGATGATCCGTACCAAGTCGCTGATCGTGGATGGATTGTGGCCGGTCGCCGGCTCAACCAGCTTAGTGCATAAACGCCAGCAATGATGCCCAACGGCATGATCCGCATTGTCACCTACAACATTCACAAGTGCCGCGGCCTGGATCAGCGCGTCGTCCCGTCGCGCGTTGCCGATGCAATCCGCCAGACCGGAGCTGACATCGTCGCCATGCAGGAAGTCGTGCGCGTGCACGACTGCGTGGCGGAGCATGACCAACTCGCATTCATCGCGGGGCAGCTCGGCATGAAAGATTTCTGCTTCGGCGAGAACAGGAAAATCCTCACAGGCGTGTACGGGAATGCGACGGCCAGCAGGCTAAAGATTGTTCATTCGCAGAACTACGACCTGTCACACTCCATACGGGAGCGGCGCGGCTGCCTGCGCACGGATGTGCGACTGCCGAACGGACGCCTGCTTCACCTCCTCAACGTACACCTGGGAACGGGATTCATGGAGCGGCGCGCACAGGCGCGTTTGATGCTAAGCCCGGAGGTTCTGCTGGCACCCGATATGCAAGGGCCGCGAATCATATTAGGCGACTTCAACGAGTGGACGCGCGGGTTGGCGACCAAGATGCTCGGCGCGAACTTCGCCAGCGCAGAGCTTACGCCACGGCAATGGCGCGTACGCAGCTATCCTGGCTTCGCTCCAGTGCTGCATCTCGATCATGTCTACTACGACGGCCAGCTTAAGCTTAAGCGCTTCTACATGCATCGCTCGCGCACGGCGCTGATCGCGAGCGACCATCTCCCGCTCATAGCGGAATTTGAGATGTAGGCCACAACTGCTTACATCAGTAGCGAAGCAGATAAAGTTAAACCGTCGTACGCGCCGTGTGATTCAGAGGGTCACTATCGCTGCAACTTGCGATCCGTACTCGTGCCCCGCTTCCTCGCCGCGCAGGACGCGCAACACACCTTCTGCCAGCGCCTGCAACTCGTCTTCGCCCGGATACACAAGTACGGGCGCGATCCATTCAACGTGCGCCTTGAGTGCGGCAACAAGCTTTTCAGAATGCGCCATGCCGCCGGTGAGCAGGATGGCGTCGAGGCGTCCGCGCAAAGCCGCTGACATAGCGCCAATCTCTTTTGCGATCTGGTACACCATGGCATCGAAGACCAGCTCGGCGTGCTCGCCCCCAGCGCTGATGCGGCGTTCGACCTCGACCAAGTCCTTGGTGCCCAGGTACGAGTAGAATCCGCCTTCGCGGAAGAGCATGGCCTCGATCTGCTTGTACGTGTGTTTGCCTGAGAAACACAGCTCGACCAGCTTCATGGCCGGTACGGTTCCGGCACGCTCGGTGGAGAATGCGCCTTCTTCTCGCGAGTTGGTGACGTCGATCATCCGGCCATCTTCATGCGCAGAGACGGAGATGCCGCTGCCAACGTGCGCAACGACCAAGCGCAGGGCGGAGTAGGCGACGCCACGCTCGCGTGCGTAGCGCTTTGCCACGGCCTTGGTATTCAGCGCATGAGAGAGGCATTGGCGCTCGAGTTGCGCCGAGCCCGAAAGGCGCGCCTTCTCCGGCCACTCATCCACGCTGACGGGATCCACGACGTACGCATCGACTCCGGCATCATCGGCAATACCCTTCGCGATGACCGCGCCGAGGTTGGATGCGTGCTCGCCGCGTTCGGCGCGGCGCAACTCCTCGAGCATCACATCATTCACGCGATAGGTTCCGCTGGCGAGCGGCTTCAGCAAGCCGCCGCGTCCGGCGACGGCGTCGATCTGCGACAGCTTGAATCCGCGCTGTTCAAGTTCGGCCTCGATCAGACGCCGGCGGAAGTCGCTTTGCTCCAGAATTGCGCGACCCTTGAAACACGCCATTTCTTCATCACTGTGCCGCAGCGTCTGCGTGAAGACCGGCTGATCGCCCGCGTAAAGTGCGAACTTGGTGGATGTGGAGCCGGGATTGATGACGACAACGTTCGACGCGACAACGCTTGACACGGCAATGTGCGACGGCGCTTTACGCTCCATGAGCCAGTACCCCCAATGCGACCGAGTTCAACTTATCGTCCACGCTCTCTACCCGCGAAGGAATGAGGATCGGGACGCGCGCGCCAACAATGACGTGCGCACATTGCGATCTCCCGAGATATTTAACGGCTTTGCCTAGCAGGTTGCCGGCTTCGATGTTGGACACGATCATGCAATCGGCGTGGCCCGCGACGGGGTTGGTAATACCTTTGGCTTTCGCCGCCGATTCGAGCAATGCATTGTCCAGCGCGAGCGGTCCATACACGTCCGCCTCGCCGAATTCGCCGCTGGTGCCCAGCTCGCTGAGCAGTTTGGCGTCAATGGTGGAAGGCACAGAGTCCGTGACAACCTCGGTGGCGCTCATGATTGCAATCTTCGGCCGCGCAATCCCAAGGGCGTGCATCACCGTGACAGCGTTCAGGACGATCTGCTTCTTTTGTTCGAGCGTTGGCGCGACGTTCATGCCTCCATCGCTCATGCCCACAAGGCGCGTCTCTCCAGAAAGCGTGTCTTCGTAGAGCAGCACGTCGCTGAGCAGGCGGCCAGTGCGAAGTCCGTTCTGCTTATCGAGCGCTGCCCGCAGAAGTTCGTCCGTGCGCAAGTGTCCTTTGAGCAGAATGTCCACCTTGCCATCACGCGCCATCTGCGAGGCGGCGTTCGCGGCAAGAGCTGGCTCAGGTGCATGGATGAACTGAGCTTTGTCGAGCAACTGAGGCGTGCCCACCTGCACGAGTTTGGCCCGTATGCGTGACTCGTCTCCGAACAAAACCGCTACGGCGATGCCCTGGTCCGCGGCGCTTGCGGCTGCAAGCAGCGCGACTTCGTCATCGGCCACGACGACACCTACTCGCTTGGGGCCCGCGGCCTGTGCGCGTATGCGTAACTGCTGGAAATTGGCGATGGCGGTGCCGGAGCACTCGATGGCGGGAGTAGGCATCTTCGTCCTCACTTGCG belongs to Clostridia bacterium and includes:
- a CDS encoding electron transfer flavoprotein subunit alpha/FixB family protein; translated protein: MAETILVVVEQREGKLNRVSLETLTAAQAIAADTGWTLEAAVVGSGVGDIAKEIAPCKVAKVYEVESPKLTRYTPDAFVAVLKQFVEQRQPRLVLMPHTYQVRDFAPKLATALNSTLISDCIGYRKDGEKLIFMRLMFQGKFAADVSFTGPGPWFATFQAGAFRGDQVQDGPSPASVETVNLDVADDAIRNKPEDVFKEAKQAVDLSQAEVIVSVGRGIKEQKNIEMAKQLAEALGGEIAASRPICDSGWLPMDRQIGSSGQTVAPKLYLALGISGAIQHIVGMKGSRTIIAINKDSEAPIFEISDFAVVGNIFDIVPPLIEEVKKTKGA
- a CDS encoding alpha/beta hydrolase, with protein sequence MRVVLTNDTDHPHDSRDRWASFERASYFARCWGAELIDVGEACHINAGAGCEPWPQGLEILCGLRDAGYAVTG
- a CDS encoding cysteine hydrolase family protein, whose protein sequence is MNRALVVIDVQNEYFIGKLPVTYPANSLAKILRVMDAASTAGIPIVLVQHNAPQPDSATFRKGTPEWELHPDVAARPHDALIHKSLPGSFTGTELEGFLRERNIDTVVIAGYMTQMCCDTTSREAVHLGFNVEFLSDATGTLAFSNSAGSVTAEELHRAILVTQQLRFADVLPSADWVARTSKAVST
- a CDS encoding electron transfer flavoprotein subunit beta/FixA family protein codes for the protein MKILVCMKQVPQKDAPLKLNESGTWIREDVSYEVNEPDAYALEEALRQKEKHGGEVVVITAGPARAQQVLREALAKGADRAIHLEDNAFVTMDPVNIAKAIVGAVKDEQFDLIFTGLQSDDIGAAQTGVLLAELLNWPHATIIMQIEKQDGGIKVKRELEGGFFQFVNMPLPAVLTIQSGINKLRYATLIGIKQAKNKPLRKVTLDEVKASIGDNLQKIERLYIPQKTKKTEMIEGSPAEVAKKLVDKLRNEVRVL
- a CDS encoding sigma 54-interacting transcriptional regulator gives rise to the protein MAYDYFTRMAGNDVTIAPAQETICAAVQRLVRVHRGAGRRWYPFAMPQPGPEKNAIALQRYRALLDVADSIALHRDLKGLLHDLAERLASIVNFDWIDVILYDQQRDVVRSYLLEGAQLKAASPTMEVPACQSISKLVIDSQRSMVVDDIDQVDGFPKLMTALRGEGVKSICVLPLTTAQGRLGALGFGSKQVAAYRQEDADFLQRVATHVALAVCNTLNYERLQEAQVQLARDRDRIRMLLEINNAVVRNLEFRELFVALSKSHRDVEPHHDYASVALYDERTEQLRIFAIDFLKGKGLIEHDMTFPLEGAAEGWVFHSRRPLRMSPIDVARFPSDIMRRLVAEGIQSACFLPLIAKDKVLGILTVACFRSNTFSDEDVEYLRQIANQVAIGVENALAFREIAVLKDKLAEEKLYLEDEIRTEFNFDEIVGESAALKRILKQVETVAPTDATVLVLGETGTGKELIARAIHRLSMRSERTFVKLNCAAIPTGLLESELFGHERGAFTGAIAQKIGRLELAHGGTLFLDEVGDIPLELQPKLLRALQEREFERLGATRTIRVDARLVAATNRDLAAMVKQGTFRSDLYYRLNVFPMQAPPLRERPEDIPALVRYFVQKYSRRMNRRIESIPSEAMRALAACPWPGNIRELENYIERAVILTKGPSLHVPLAELKTEAAGKETASPVTLEDAERAHIVNVLRESRGVIAGPNGAAERLGLKRTTLQSKMQKLGISRLKY
- a CDS encoding electron transfer flavoprotein-ubiquinone oxidoreductase, which produces MIVFRKPIPGVEHPQMEADVVIVGGGPAGMACALRLSQLIEEHNAKNPDAQLSKENIYVLEKAREIGQHSLSGALLDPRSMRELLPGFEKEAPLDAPVTREAVYYLTRKSKFKAPITPPPLRDHGNYVISLNRFVKWLGGKVEETGITIFTGFAGSELLIEDNKVVGVRTDDKGVDKQNQPKSNFEPGYDLKAKVLILAEGPRGSLTKQLVGRFQLDEERNPQTYGVGVKELWEVPSGRIAPGEVIYTMGYPLTTKEYGGAWIYGGKDNIVSLGYVTGLDYPDPRTDPHHVLQAYKQHPFIRRLLEGGKMIRYGAKALPYGGWWSMPPLAGDGWMIIGDSAAFLNSQRLKGIHLAIKSGMLAAETAFEALQAENFSAAQLMKFKERVDNSWIKEELYKVRNFHQGFEQGLLSGMLHAGLQQITGGAGMRERYPAHAGHQRMKYVWDAWGSAAEREQFLGWAKGDGKLTFDKLTDLYHSGTKHEEDQPAHLVIHDTNVCSTRCTKEFGNPCQFFCPANVYEMMDSGDVPGGKEIHLNPSNCVHCKTCDIMDPYQIITWVPPEGGGGPNYDGM